In one window of Erinaceus europaeus chromosome 17, mEriEur2.1, whole genome shotgun sequence DNA:
- the LOC103122795 gene encoding olfactory receptor 52B2-like, with protein sequence MSSCNNSIPQPLIFVLAGIPGLESSHGWFSLPFLLVFVITVIGNVTVLYIIRIENSLHEPMFLLLAMLSVVDLSLVGVTVPRMLGIFWANAKEISFNACLTQMFFIPSFYVMESGILLAMAFDRFIAIWYPLRYTTILDNNMLVKMALAVLARAVAVLTPAPILTKRLESFRTHIIPYSYCAYMAVVKIACSDISDHIVYGLMVIVTSVGFDLFFIILSYGLILRAVFGIPSWEARSKALSTCSSHLCVIALFYSPVVFSVLAQVLGYQMAPHLQIIVDNLYFLIPPMANPLIYAARTKQMREWVVKILHCRRD encoded by the coding sequence ATGTCCTCTTGCAACAACTCTATTCCTCAGCCTTTGATATTTGTCCTGGCTGGAATTCCTGGGCTGGAATCTTCCCATGGCTGGTTTTCTCTGCCTTTTCTCTTGGTGTTTGTCATTACAGTCATTGGCAATGTCACAGTCTTATACATCATTCGAATAGAGAACAGTCTTCATGAACCTATGTTTCTCCTCTTGGCCATGTTATCCGTGGTAGACCTGTCCCTGGTCGGTGTTACTGTGCCCCGCATGTTGGGTATCTTCTGGGCGAATGCCAAAGAAATAAGCTTCAATGCCTGCCTCACACAGATGTTTTTCATCCCTTCCTTTTATGTAATGGAATCTGGGATCCTCCTTGCCATGGCTTTTGACAGATTCATAGCTATCTGGTACCCTCTGAGATACACAACCATCCTGGATAACAACATGCTTGTGAAGATGGCACTGGCTGTCCTGGCAAGGGCAGTGGCAGTACTTACCCCAGCACCTATCCTGACAAAAAGACTGGAAAGCTTCCGAACCCACATCATTCCGTACTCCTATTGTGCCTACATGGCTGTAGTGAAGATAGCTTGCAGCGACATCTCAGATCACATTGTCTATGGCCTCATGGTTATTGTAACATCTGTGGGATTTGACCTTTTCTTTATCATACTCTCATATGGATTGATTCTCCGTGCTGTCTTTGGGATTCCCTCTTGGGAAGCACGGAGCAAAGCTCTCAGCACATGTAGTTCTCATCTGTGTGTTATTGCTCTCTTTTATTCTCCCGTTGTCTTCTCTGTCCTGGCCCAGGTTCTAGGTTACCAGATGGCTCCGCATCTACAGATCATCGTTGACAATCTCTACTTCCTGATACCTCCCATGGCCAACCCCTTGATTTATGCAGCTCGAACCAAGCAGATGCGAGAGTGGGTGGTAAAGATTCTCCACTGTCGCAGAGACTGA